The Dioscorea cayenensis subsp. rotundata cultivar TDr96_F1 chromosome 19, TDr96_F1_v2_PseudoChromosome.rev07_lg8_w22 25.fasta, whole genome shotgun sequence genome includes a window with the following:
- the LOC120250550 gene encoding WAT1-related protein At1g44800-like produces the protein MPVPCFLLGRVCTPPTYADMSGSQERMCTFQWRVALNKTQPYSLMVLLQLGFAGLHLLSVFTLKHGMNHYVLIVYRNIIATLVMLPLALWFERNMRPKMTKGIFLKIFLLALLSVLDQNFYYLGAKDTSANFVASFNLVPVLTFIINILLRNEKIKIKNVRSWLKIIGVVVITGGSLVMILYKGKTLGSLGTRASTNIERHQLFGTFMLLLSCLCGASFSTLQDHVLKSYSTELSLSTFICLFSVIISGVTTSIVKPNPSAWKIGWNLRLVSIIYSGVICSGIAYYLQGVVIKKKGAVFSSAFSPLRMLIVDVLDPTVLAEAITLARIIGAVIMIIGLFLLLWGKMIDEKSKLEREEGVIDLPIVVPMRTSTVNPM, from the exons ATGCCGGTGCCCTGCTTCCTTCTAGGTCGCGTGTGCACGCCACCTACGTACGCCG ATATGTCAGGATCACAAGAGAGGATGTGCACATTTCAATGGAGAGTTGCTCTCAATAAGACACAGCCATACTCACTGATGGTGCTCCTACAACTTGGATTTGCAGGGTTGCATTTATTGTCTGTATTTACCCTTAAGCATGGCATGAACCATTATGTGCTCATAGTCTATCGTAATATTATTGCTACATTAGTTATGCTTCCTTTAGCTCTATGGTTTGAAAG AAATATGAGGCCAAAGATGACAAAAGGCATCTTCTTGAAGATATTCCTGCTAGCACTACT TAGCGTGTTAGATCAGAACTTCTACTACCTTGGTGCTAAAGACACATCGGCCAACTTTGTTGCAAGTTTTAATTTAGTTCCCGTCCTAACCTTCATCATTAATATTCTATTAAG GAACGagaagattaaaataaaaaatgtgagAAGCTGGCTAAAAATCATTGGTGTCGTAGTTATTACTGGTGGATCTCTTGTGATGATATTATACAAGGGTAAAACGCTAGGGTCATTAGGAACGAGAGCATCTACTAATATAGAAAGGCATCAGTTATTTGGAACATTCATGCTGCTTCTTAGTTGTTTGTGTGGAGCTTCTTTCTCTACATTACAA GATCATGTATTGAAATCTTATTCAACCGAGCTTTCATTATCTACTTTTATATGCTTATTCTCGGTGATCATAAGTGGAGTCACAACCTCAATAGTTAAACCAAACCCTAGTGCTTGGAAGATAGGATGGAACTTGAGACTTGTCTCCATAATTTACTCG GGAGTAATTTGTTCTGGAATTGCTTACTATTTGCAAGGTGTAGTGATTAAGAAGAAAGGTGCTGTTTTCTCATCTGCATTCAGTCCTTTACGGATGCTTATTGTTGATGTTCTTGATCCCACCGTTCTTGCAGAAGCTATCACACTAGCAAG GATTATCGGTGCAGTTATCATGATAATTGgactttttttgttattatgggGAAAAATGATAGATGAAAAGTCAAAATTGGAAAGGGAGGAAGGCGTTATTGATTTACCTATAGTTGTGCCTATGAGGACTTCTACGGTCAATCCAATGTAA